In a single window of the Terriglobus roseus genome:
- a CDS encoding choice-of-anchor D domain-containing protein — protein sequence MPSSSPRFTCCVGLRAVSFFGFLLCLLAPRSTPAQTAVTIHQIMTSLPNSPLLGQNVTTSGIVVGVMTSATTGTNGGFYISLATYDSDVNTAEGIFVAASAVAACNTVTVGQVATVTGIVTNSVAPNLTAANTPGTYIAPTACSTSGTSSMTQTISVSGVLTTFGDALKYTGMAVSNTSFYAVQPTTGTLASGANAVTSTGQFWATLNTNSGTNNHLFRSAGIGGDEYRPTTAPAGVPTWSGNPQRVLIDTASFGGSPVDITVGQAVTCTNHNTSGLGATNGIGVVDYTLGYARILIFNTVTCTVSGSVPTSVSAAADTTHFKVGTLDVNTFLGSASVFQTALAKATLAVTNVFGSPDILALQEVGDQSTLQYLAAAANTVNGGSTNYVATVLGTDTINSGFLVNTNTLKSSSYTEVGRGVTYATSSGGTATLWEHPPLVLQGEFVRVGKNYPVTVLDVHMTPRENIDDATLGPDVRAHRAAQASAISTLVQQYQSAGANVIVAGNLNGYEYNDGYVDVTGIIDGAPAAATAVTLYQASNTTAPLHDFTTDVTANTRYNIIERGNAAALEHIFASATVTDSSTASASLASYVNTVTQPHFSTDYSAVSANDATTPAGLTPHDGFLVNFAIPPVPTTASITPSSLNFGDVVLGASKSLTATVTNTTTFTSTVNITNIAISGASATDFSQTSTCTSLSMGSTCTVTVTFKPTATGTRTATLTVTTDSTSNATLTVALSGNGLATTATLTPAAANFGNVVLGSTSAAQTFVWMNTSTVPLTVSSVTVTGDYSISATTCSGAVAAGTVCSVSVVFKPTVLKTRTGVLTVVSDSSANGTLTASLTGNGIADVQADVDALNFGNVDVGFSSAAQTVTITNYTTTAIALTGVSISGDYRETTTCGGTLSGGASCAVSIIFTPTTTGVRTGALVVTTNDTRYPVIIVALTGNGVDFSVRVTPTTGSTIAGYNYTDAKVTVTAIGGFSAPVTLTCTTKALGSACSLAPSGFTLSGTTVSAATITTTSKYTVIGYGALLFQSGRGRWMTLLGLLSATALCMARGRGRQAARLLLTLVFLGLAAGAMSGCSGKLPALNSPYTEPGTYDYVFTVTDGQLSHTATLSLTVTAK from the coding sequence ATGCCCAGTTCCTCCCCTCGCTTCACCTGTTGTGTCGGTCTTCGCGCGGTGTCTTTCTTCGGTTTTCTTCTATGCCTGCTTGCTCCGCGATCGACCCCGGCACAGACGGCAGTGACCATCCACCAGATCATGACGAGCCTGCCGAACTCGCCGCTGCTGGGGCAGAACGTGACGACCAGCGGGATCGTGGTTGGTGTCATGACGTCGGCGACGACAGGAACGAACGGAGGTTTCTACATCAGCCTCGCAACTTACGATAGCGACGTCAATACGGCCGAGGGCATCTTCGTTGCTGCGTCCGCCGTGGCCGCATGCAACACCGTGACGGTGGGTCAGGTCGCGACGGTTACGGGCATCGTGACGAACTCTGTTGCACCGAATCTCACAGCCGCGAACACACCGGGCACTTACATCGCTCCAACCGCATGTTCCACCAGCGGTACCAGCTCGATGACGCAGACCATCAGCGTCAGTGGCGTGCTTACCACCTTCGGCGATGCGTTGAAGTACACCGGCATGGCCGTGTCAAACACGAGTTTTTATGCGGTACAGCCGACCACCGGAACACTCGCCAGCGGCGCAAACGCGGTAACCAGTACGGGGCAGTTCTGGGCGACACTCAACACGAACTCCGGTACCAATAACCATCTTTTCCGCAGCGCGGGCATTGGTGGGGACGAGTACAGGCCAACGACCGCACCTGCAGGCGTGCCCACGTGGAGCGGCAATCCCCAGCGTGTGCTGATCGATACCGCCAGCTTTGGCGGATCGCCCGTCGACATCACCGTGGGTCAGGCCGTTACCTGCACCAACCACAACACCAGCGGGCTCGGCGCTACGAACGGCATTGGTGTCGTCGACTATACGCTTGGCTACGCGCGCATTTTGATCTTCAACACGGTGACATGCACTGTGAGCGGATCGGTGCCGACTTCGGTCTCCGCCGCTGCAGACACCACGCACTTCAAGGTGGGCACGCTGGACGTGAACACCTTCCTGGGCAGCGCCTCCGTCTTCCAGACGGCGCTTGCGAAGGCCACGCTCGCTGTGACGAATGTGTTTGGATCGCCGGACATCCTTGCACTCCAGGAGGTCGGAGACCAAAGTACGCTGCAGTACCTGGCGGCTGCAGCCAACACGGTCAACGGCGGGTCGACCAACTACGTCGCAACCGTTCTCGGCACGGACACCATCAACTCCGGCTTTCTGGTGAACACCAACACGCTGAAGAGTTCCAGTTACACGGAGGTCGGCCGTGGTGTCACCTATGCAACGTCGTCGGGTGGAACGGCCACGCTGTGGGAGCATCCGCCGCTGGTGCTGCAGGGCGAGTTTGTGCGTGTGGGCAAGAACTATCCGGTCACTGTCCTTGACGTACACATGACACCGCGGGAAAACATTGACGATGCCACGTTGGGGCCGGATGTGCGTGCCCATCGCGCGGCCCAGGCATCCGCGATCAGCACGCTGGTGCAGCAGTATCAAAGCGCCGGGGCAAATGTGATTGTGGCAGGTAATCTCAACGGTTACGAGTACAACGACGGCTATGTGGACGTGACGGGCATCATCGACGGCGCGCCCGCTGCAGCGACTGCTGTGACGCTCTACCAGGCCAGCAATACCACCGCGCCACTGCATGACTTTACGACCGATGTTACGGCGAACACTCGTTACAACATCATCGAGCGAGGCAATGCCGCTGCGCTGGAACATATTTTTGCCTCGGCGACGGTAACGGATTCCAGTACCGCATCGGCGTCGCTCGCCAGCTATGTCAACACCGTGACGCAGCCGCACTTCTCCACGGACTACAGCGCGGTCAGCGCGAACGACGCCACCACGCCCGCCGGCCTCACGCCGCATGACGGCTTCCTGGTGAACTTCGCGATTCCGCCCGTGCCCACTACCGCATCCATCACGCCCTCCAGCCTGAACTTCGGGGACGTCGTCCTTGGTGCGAGCAAGTCACTCACGGCCACCGTGACCAACACCACGACGTTCACCAGCACGGTCAACATTACGAACATCGCGATCTCCGGCGCCAGCGCGACAGACTTTTCACAGACCAGCACCTGCACGTCACTTAGCATGGGATCCACCTGCACAGTAACAGTCACCTTCAAGCCGACGGCAACCGGCACGCGAACGGCAACACTGACCGTAACGACGGATTCCACCAGCAACGCCACCCTGACTGTTGCGCTTTCCGGCAACGGCCTTGCGACGACCGCAACGCTGACGCCCGCGGCCGCGAACTTTGGCAACGTGGTACTGGGAAGTACCTCCGCTGCGCAGACCTTTGTCTGGATGAACACTTCGACGGTGCCGCTGACCGTTTCTTCCGTCACGGTCACGGGCGATTATTCGATCAGCGCTACTACCTGCAGCGGTGCCGTTGCTGCCGGCACAGTCTGCAGCGTGAGCGTCGTCTTCAAGCCGACGGTGTTGAAGACCCGGACCGGCGTCCTCACGGTCGTGTCGGATTCGTCTGCCAACGGCACACTCACGGCATCGCTTACCGGCAACGGGATCGCAGATGTGCAGGCGGATGTGGATGCGTTGAACTTCGGCAATGTCGATGTCGGCTTCAGTTCCGCCGCGCAGACGGTCACCATCACCAACTACACCACGACCGCCATCGCGCTGACCGGCGTCAGCATCAGCGGCGATTACCGGGAGACGACCACCTGCGGCGGCACGCTGAGCGGTGGCGCCAGTTGCGCCGTCTCCATCATCTTTACGCCAACCACAACCGGTGTGCGGACCGGCGCGCTGGTTGTTACGACAAATGACACGAGGTACCCGGTGATCATCGTTGCGCTCACGGGCAATGGCGTTGATTTCTCCGTTCGTGTGACACCCACCACGGGCAGCACGATCGCAGGGTACAACTACACGGACGCGAAGGTTACCGTGACCGCCATCGGTGGTTTCAGCGCCCCCGTCACGCTGACCTGCACCACGAAGGCGCTTGGTTCCGCCTGTTCGCTGGCCCCATCCGGCTTCACGTTGTCGGGCACTACGGTCTCTGCCGCGACGATCACAACCACCAGCAAGTACACGGTAATCGGCTACGGAGCGCTGCTCTTCCAGTCGGGCCGCGGTCGGTGGATGACACTGCTGGGCCTGTTGAGCGCAACCGCGCTATGCATGGCGCGTGGCCGTGGCAGGCAGGCAGCGCGGCTACTGCTGACTCTGGTTTTCCTGGGGCTCGCGGCAGGGGCGATGTCGGGCTGCAGCGGCAAGCTGCCGGCACTGAACTCGCCCTACACGGAGCCGGGAACCTACGATTATGTCTTCACTGTTACGGATGGCCAGCTATCGCACACCGCGACGCTCTCACTGACGGTAACGGCGAAATAG